The Lonchura striata isolate bLonStr1 chromosome Z, bLonStr1.mat, whole genome shotgun sequence genome window below encodes:
- the RPL37 gene encoding large ribosomal subunit protein eL37, whose product MTKGTSSFGKRRNKTHTLCRRCGSKAYHLQKSTCGKCGYPAKRKRKYNWSAKAKRRNTTGTGRMRHLKKVYRRFRNGFREGTTPKPKRAAVAASSSS is encoded by the exons ATG aCGAAGGGTACGTCATCATTTGGTAAACGACGAAATAAGACACACACCCTGTGTCGTCGATGTGGGTCCAAGGCATACCATCTGCAAAAATCGACATGTGGGAAATGTGGTTACCCTGCTAAGCGTAAGAGAAAGT ATAACTGGAGTGCAAAGGCTAAAAGACGCAACACCACTGGTACTGGTCGCATGAGGCACCTGAAAAAGGTCTACCGTCGATTCAG GAATGGATTCCGTGAGGGAACCACCCCGAAGCCCAAGAGAGCAGCTGTTGCAGCCTCCAGTTCATCTTAA
- the PRKAA1 gene encoding 5'-AMP-activated protein kinase catalytic subunit alpha-1 codes for MRRLGPCLKMAAVADKQKHEHGRVKIGHYILGDTLGVGTFGKVKVGKHELTGHKVAVKILNRQKIRSLDVVGKIRREIQNLKLFRHPHIIKLYQVISTPTDIFMVMEYVSGGELFDYICKNGRLDEKESRRLFQQILSGVDYCHRHMVVHRDLKPENVLLDAHMNAKIADFGLSNMMSDGEFLRTSCGSPNYAAPEVISGRLYAGPEVDIWSSGVILYALLCGTLPFDDDHVPTLFKKICDGIFYTPQYLNPSVISLLKHMLQVDPMKRATIRDIREHEWFKQDLPKYLFPEDPSYSSTMIDDEALKEVCEKFECTEEEVLSCLYSRNHQDPLAVAYHLIIDNRRIMNEAKDFYLATSPPDSFLDDHHLSRPHPERVPFLVAEAPRPRHTLDELNPQKSKHQGVRRAKWHLGIRSQSRPNDIMAEVCRAIKQLDYEWKVVNPYYLRVRRKNPVTSAYSKMSLQLYQVDSRTYLLDFRSIDDEIAEVKSGTATPQRSGSVSNYKSCPKDSDADAQGKSTDTSLTSSVNSSLDSSTADVTPRPGSHTIEFFEMCANLIKILAQ; via the exons ATGCGCAGGCTCGGCCCTTGCCTCAAGATGGCGGCGGTGGCGGATAAACAGAAGCACGAGCACGGGCGGGTGAAGATCGGGCACTACATCCTGGGCGACACGCTGGGCGTCGGCACCTTCGGGAAAGTCAAGG TTGGAAAACATGAGTTAACTGGGCATAAAGTTGCCGTGAAGATCCTGAATCGACAGAAGATTCGCAGCCTTGATGTTGTAGGCAAAATCCGCAGGGAGATTCAGAACCTCAAACTCTTCAGGCATCCTCATATAATTAAGCT GTACCAGGTCATCAGTACACCCACTGACATTTTCATGGTGATGGAATATGTTTCTGGAGGAGAACTGTTTGATTATATCTGTAAAAATGGAAGG CTTGATGAGAAGGAAAGTAGACGTTTGTTTCAGCAAATCCTTTCTGGTGTGGATTACTGTCACAGGCACATGGTAGTACATAGAGATCTGAAGCCTGAAAATGTGCTTCTTGATGCACATATGAATGCCAAGATAGCTGACTTTG GTCTATCAAATATGATGTCAGATGGAGAATTTTTAAGAACAAGCTGTGGTTCCCCTAACTATGCTGCACcagaagtaatttctggaaG gTTATATGCAGGTCCAGAAGTAGATATCTGGAGCAGTGGGGTTATTCTCTATGCTTTGTTATGTGGAACGCTTCCATTTGATGATGATCATGTGCCAACCCTTTTTAAGAAGATATGTGATGGTATCTTTTATACCCCTCAGTACCTGAATCCATCTGTAATTAGTCTTTTGAAGCACATGCTGCAAGTGGATCCAATGAAAAGAGCAACAATCAGAGACATTAG gGAACATGAATGGTTTAAACAGGATCTTCCAAAATACTTGTTTCCTGAAGATCCGTCTTACAGCTCTACCATGATTGATGATGAAGCCTTAAAAGAAGTGTGTGAGAAGTTCGAATGCACTGAAGAGGAAGTGCTAAGTTGTCTGTACAGCCGAAATCATCAGGACCCTCTAGCTGTTGCTTATCACCTTATTATAGATAACAGAAGAATAATGAACGAGGCCAAAGACTTCTACTTGGCCACAAGTCCACCAGATTCTTTTCTGGATGATCACCACCTGTCTCGCCCTCACCCTGAACGAGTGCCATTTTTAGTAGCAGAAGCGCCACGTCCTCGCCACACCCTTGATGAGCTGAATCCACAGAAATCAAAACACCAAGGTGTAAGACGGGCTAAATGGCACTTGGGAATACGGAGTCAGAGTCGACCAAATGATATCATGGCTGAAGTTTGCAGAGCAATTAAACAGCTGGATTATGAATGGAAG GTTGTAAATCCATATTATCTGCGTGTTCGGAGGAAGAATCCAGTAACAAGTGCATATTCCAAAATGAGTCTCCAGTTGTATCAGGTGGACAGCAGAACATACTTACTGGACTTCCGTAGTATTGATG ATGAAATTGCTGAAGTGAAGTCTGGGACTGCAACTCCACAGAGATCAGGTTCTGTGAGCAACTATAAATCTTGTCCAAAAGATTCAGATGCTGATGCTCAAGGAAAATCTACGGATACATCCCTTACCTCATCAGTGAACTCTTCACTTGATTCTTCCACAGCTGATGTAACTCCAAGACCAGGGAGTCATACAATTGAGTTTTTTGAGATGTGTGCAAATCTTATTAAAATACTTGCACAGTAA